The following proteins come from a genomic window of Pseudomonas hygromyciniae:
- a CDS encoding choline ABC transporter substrate-binding protein: MKGSHPLLLAAMLSLPFAAHAADPEQCSTVNFSDVGWTDITVTTATTSEILKGLGYKPRTTMISVPVTYKSLADGKNMDIFLGNWMPTMENDIKQYRDAGTVETVRANLENAKYTLAVPQALYDKGLKDFADIAKFKKELDGKIYGIEPGNDGNRTIQTLIDKDAFGLKSAGFKIVESSEAGMLSQVERASKRDKAIVFLGWEPHPMNTRFKMKYLTGGDDSFGPNYGQATIYTNTRKGYSEECSNVGQLLKNLVFTLDMESTLMGNVLDDKMKPDAAAKAWLKKNPQVLDTWLAGVTTLDGKPGLAAVKAYLDK; this comes from the coding sequence ATGAAAGGTTCCCACCCGTTGTTGTTGGCCGCCATGCTGAGTCTTCCCTTTGCGGCCCACGCTGCTGATCCCGAGCAGTGCAGCACCGTCAACTTCTCCGATGTCGGCTGGACCGATATCACCGTCACTACCGCCACCACCAGCGAGATCCTCAAGGGCCTGGGCTACAAGCCTCGCACCACGATGATTTCCGTACCCGTGACCTACAAGTCCCTGGCCGACGGCAAGAACATGGACATCTTCCTCGGCAACTGGATGCCGACCATGGAGAACGACATCAAGCAATACCGCGATGCCGGCACCGTGGAAACCGTGCGCGCCAACCTGGAAAACGCCAAGTACACCCTGGCAGTGCCACAAGCGCTGTACGACAAAGGCCTGAAGGACTTTGCCGATATCGCCAAGTTCAAGAAGGAGCTGGATGGCAAGATCTATGGCATCGAGCCGGGCAATGACGGCAACCGCACCATTCAGACGCTGATCGACAAGGATGCCTTTGGCTTGAAATCGGCCGGTTTCAAGATCGTCGAATCCAGCGAAGCCGGGATGCTCTCCCAGGTCGAGCGCGCCAGCAAACGCGACAAGGCCATCGTGTTCCTCGGCTGGGAACCGCACCCGATGAACACCCGCTTCAAGATGAAGTACCTGACCGGCGGTGACGATTCATTCGGCCCCAACTATGGCCAGGCCACCATCTACACCAATACCCGCAAGGGCTACTCCGAGGAATGCAGCAACGTGGGCCAGTTGCTGAAAAACCTGGTGTTCACCCTGGACATGGAAAGCACCCTGATGGGTAACGTCCTCGACGACAAAATGAAACCCGATGCCGCCGCCAAGGCCTGGCTGAAGAAGAACCCACAAGTACTCGACACCTGGCTCGCCGGGGTCACCACCCTTGATGGCAAACCAGGACTTGCCGCCGTGAAAGCCTACCTCGACAAGTAA
- the choW gene encoding choline ABC transporter permease subunit → MLTEQKIPLGQYIAAFVEWLTQNGADYFDAIASTLETMIHGVTFALTWFNPLALIGLIALLAHYIQRKWGLTVFVIASFLLILNLGYWQETMETLAQVLFATLVCVVIGVPLGIVAAHKPMFYTMMRPVLDLMQTVPTFVYLIPTLTLFGLGVVPGLISTVVFAIAAPIRLTYLGIRDVPQELMDAGKAFGCSRRQLLSRIELPHAMPSIAAGITQCIMLSLSMVVIAALVGADGLGKPVVNALNTADIALGFEAGLAIVLLAIMLDRICKQPDAKVGGDA, encoded by the coding sequence ATGCTGACTGAACAGAAAATCCCACTAGGCCAGTACATCGCTGCCTTCGTCGAATGGTTGACGCAGAACGGCGCCGATTATTTCGACGCGATCGCATCGACACTGGAAACGATGATCCACGGCGTGACGTTCGCGCTGACCTGGTTCAATCCGCTGGCATTGATCGGTCTGATTGCGCTGCTTGCACACTACATTCAACGTAAATGGGGGCTGACTGTTTTTGTGATTGCCTCCTTCCTGCTGATCCTCAACCTGGGGTACTGGCAGGAAACCATGGAGACCCTGGCCCAGGTGCTGTTCGCCACCCTGGTCTGCGTGGTGATCGGTGTGCCGCTGGGCATTGTTGCCGCGCACAAGCCGATGTTCTACACGATGATGCGGCCGGTGCTCGATCTGATGCAGACCGTGCCGACCTTCGTCTACCTCATCCCGACCCTGACCCTTTTCGGGCTGGGTGTGGTGCCCGGTCTGATCTCCACGGTGGTGTTCGCAATCGCCGCGCCGATCCGCCTGACCTACTTGGGCATCCGCGATGTACCGCAAGAACTGATGGATGCCGGCAAGGCCTTTGGCTGCTCGCGCCGCCAGTTGCTCTCGCGCATCGAACTGCCCCACGCCATGCCGAGCATTGCTGCCGGTATTACCCAATGCATCATGCTGTCGTTGTCGATGGTGGTAATCGCGGCCCTGGTGGGCGCCGACGGCCTCGGCAAACCCGTGGTCAACGCGCTGAACACCGCCGACATTGCCCTGGGCTTTGAAGCGGGCCTGGCGATTGTGCTGCTGGCCATCATGCTCGACCGCATCTGCAAACAACCCGACGCCAAAGTAGGGGGTGATGCATGA
- the choV gene encoding choline ABC transporter ATP-binding protein translates to MSIIRFDNVDVIFSKDPREALKLLDEGMHRNEILKKTGQIVGVEKASLDIEKGEICVLMGLSGSGKSSLLRCINGLNTVSRGKLFVEHEGRQIDIASCTPAELKMMRTKRIAMVFQKFALMPWLTVRENISFGLEMQGRPEKERRKLVDEKLELVGLTQWRNKKPDELSGGMQQRVGLARALAMDADILLMDEPFSALDPLIRQGLQDELLELQRKLSKTIVFVSHDLDEALKLGSRIAIMKDGKIIQYSVPEEIVLNPADDYVRTFVAHTNPLNVLCGRSLMRTLDNCKRVNGSVCLDPGGDSWLDLAEGNTIQGARQNGVAMSLQNWAPGQAVEGLGRLPTLVDSNIGMRDALQIRYQTGNKLVLHDNNRVVGILGDSELYHALLGKNLG, encoded by the coding sequence ATGAGCATTATCCGATTCGACAATGTCGATGTGATCTTCTCCAAAGACCCACGCGAAGCCCTCAAGCTGCTGGACGAGGGGATGCACCGCAACGAAATCCTGAAAAAGACCGGGCAGATTGTCGGCGTGGAAAAGGCCAGCCTGGATATCGAGAAAGGCGAGATCTGCGTGTTGATGGGCCTGTCCGGTTCCGGCAAGTCGAGCCTGTTGCGCTGTATCAACGGCCTTAACACCGTGAGCCGTGGCAAGTTGTTTGTGGAGCATGAAGGTCGCCAGATCGACATCGCTTCGTGCACTCCGGCAGAGCTGAAAATGATGCGCACCAAGCGCATCGCCATGGTGTTCCAGAAGTTCGCCCTGATGCCTTGGCTGACGGTGCGCGAAAACATCAGCTTTGGCCTGGAGATGCAGGGTCGCCCCGAGAAGGAGCGGCGCAAGCTGGTGGACGAAAAGCTCGAACTGGTCGGCCTGACCCAATGGCGCAACAAGAAGCCCGACGAACTCTCAGGCGGTATGCAGCAGCGCGTCGGCCTGGCCCGCGCCCTGGCGATGGACGCCGATATCCTGCTGATGGACGAACCCTTCTCGGCCCTCGACCCGCTGATCCGCCAGGGCCTGCAGGACGAATTGCTGGAGCTGCAACGCAAGCTGAGCAAGACCATCGTGTTCGTCAGCCACGACCTCGACGAGGCACTCAAGCTGGGTAGCCGCATCGCGATCATGAAGGACGGCAAGATCATCCAGTACAGCGTGCCGGAAGAGATCGTGCTGAACCCGGCGGATGACTATGTGCGCACCTTCGTCGCCCATACCAACCCGCTCAACGTGTTGTGCGGCCGCAGCCTGATGCGCACCCTGGACAACTGCAAGCGGGTCAACGGTTCGGTGTGCCTGGATCCGGGCGGCGACTCATGGCTGGACCTGGCTGAAGGCAACACCATCCAGGGCGCACGGCAAAATGGCGTAGCAATGAGCCTGCAGAACTGGGCGCCAGGGCAAGCCGTGGAAGGCCTGGGGCGGTTGCCGACGTTGGTGGATTCGAATATCGGCATGCGTGACGCGTTGCAGATTCGCTACCAGACCGGCAACAAGCTGGTGCTGCACGACAACAACAGGGTGGTGGGGATTCTGGGAGACAGCGAGCTATACCACGCCCTGCTGGGCAAGAACCTGGGCTGA
- a CDS encoding BCCT family transporter, which yields MFYTSTALILLLTAVLIIAPQEAGRMLGVAQTWLSKSFGWYYMVVIAAYLVFVVGLAFSSYGKLKLGSKADTPDFSYGAWAGMLFSSGIGISLLYFGASEPLDHYFNPPEGAAATHMAARQALQLTFLHWGLHGWAIYALVGLAVAYFAYRHNQPLALRSALYPLMGERWVKGAAGHAVDGFGMFVTLLGLVTNLGIGSMQVSSGLENLFGMEHSNTNLLIVIIVMSTVATIAAVSGVENGIRRLSNLNIVLFSGLLIFVLLFGPTLHLLNGFVQNIGDYMNGLVLKTFDLYVYEGDGEKSERWMGLWTLFYWAWWISWAPFVGMFIARISRGRTVRELVAGVLLIPLGFTLAWLSIFGNSALDLVLNHGAVELGKTALEQPSMAIYQLLEYYPASKVVIGVSIFVGFVLFLTPADSGAVMMANLSCKGGNVDEDAPHWLRIFWSAVITLVTIGLLFAGNFEAMQTMVVLAGLPFSVVLIFFMFGLHKAMRQDVAIEQEQAQLAERGRRGFSERLTAQDLQPSQAVVQRFMDKKVTPALEEAAVALRAQGLDVQTLLGKSKRCIGVRIEMEGNPFVYEVSLDGYLAAPSESIEADEERARYYRAEVYLHNGGQEYDLMGFTQEQITRDVLDQFESHRQLLGRVYS from the coding sequence GTGTTCTACACCTCCACCGCGTTGATCCTGTTGTTGACCGCCGTTCTGATCATCGCCCCGCAAGAGGCCGGCAGAATGCTGGGAGTCGCCCAGACCTGGCTCTCGAAAAGCTTTGGCTGGTACTACATGGTGGTCATCGCCGCCTACCTGGTATTCGTGGTGGGCCTGGCGTTTTCCTCCTACGGCAAATTGAAGCTGGGCAGCAAGGCCGACACTCCAGACTTCAGCTACGGCGCCTGGGCCGGCATGTTGTTCTCTTCGGGCATCGGCATTTCGTTGCTGTACTTCGGCGCGTCCGAGCCGTTGGACCACTACTTCAACCCGCCTGAAGGCGCCGCCGCCACCCACATGGCCGCACGCCAGGCGTTGCAGTTGACCTTCCTGCACTGGGGCCTGCATGGCTGGGCGATCTACGCACTGGTCGGCCTGGCCGTGGCGTACTTTGCCTACCGGCATAACCAGCCGTTGGCGCTGCGCTCGGCGTTGTACCCATTGATGGGCGAGCGTTGGGTCAAAGGCGCGGCCGGTCACGCGGTGGACGGCTTCGGCATGTTCGTGACCCTGCTGGGCCTGGTGACGAACCTGGGGATTGGTTCGATGCAAGTGTCGTCGGGGTTGGAAAACCTGTTCGGCATGGAGCACAGCAACACCAACCTGCTGATCGTGATCATCGTGATGAGCACCGTGGCGACCATCGCTGCTGTGTCGGGTGTGGAAAACGGCATTCGCCGCCTGTCCAACTTGAACATTGTGCTGTTCAGCGGCCTGCTGATTTTCGTGCTGCTGTTTGGCCCGACCCTGCACCTGCTCAACGGCTTTGTGCAGAACATCGGCGACTACATGAACGGCCTGGTACTCAAGACCTTCGACCTGTACGTCTACGAAGGAGATGGCGAGAAGTCCGAGCGCTGGATGGGCCTGTGGACCCTGTTCTACTGGGCCTGGTGGATTTCCTGGGCGCCATTCGTGGGTATGTTCATCGCGCGTATTTCCCGCGGCCGTACCGTGCGTGAACTGGTGGCGGGCGTACTGCTGATCCCGCTGGGCTTTACCCTGGCGTGGCTGTCGATCTTCGGCAACTCGGCCCTGGACCTGGTGCTCAACCACGGTGCCGTGGAGCTGGGCAAGACCGCGCTGGAGCAGCCATCCATGGCGATCTACCAGTTGCTGGAATACTACCCGGCGTCGAAAGTGGTGATCGGCGTGTCGATCTTTGTCGGCTTTGTGCTGTTCCTGACGCCGGCGGATTCCGGCGCGGTGATGATGGCCAACCTGTCGTGCAAAGGCGGCAACGTGGATGAGGATGCGCCGCACTGGCTGCGGATCTTCTGGTCGGCGGTAATCACCCTGGTGACCATCGGCTTGCTGTTTGCCGGCAACTTTGAAGCCATGCAGACCATGGTGGTGTTGGCGGGCCTGCCGTTCTCGGTGGTGTTGATCTTCTTTATGTTCGGTCTGCACAAGGCCATGCGCCAGGACGTGGCCATCGAACAGGAGCAGGCGCAATTGGCCGAACGCGGCCGTCGTGGTTTCAGCGAGCGCCTGACTGCCCAGGACCTGCAACCGAGCCAGGCTGTGGTGCAGCGCTTCATGGACAAGAAAGTCACCCCGGCCCTGGAAGAAGCCGCCGTGGCCCTGCGCGCCCAAGGGCTGGATGTGCAGACGCTGCTGGGTAAATCCAAGCGCTGCATTGGCGTGCGGATCGAGATGGAAGGCAACCCGTTTGTCTACGAGGTGAGCCTGGACGGTTACCTGGCGGCGCCGAGTGAGTCGATCGAGGCGGACGAGGAGCGTGCGCGCTACTACCGCGCCGAGGTCTACCTGCACAACGGCGGTCAGGAATACGACCTGATGGGCTTCACCCAGGAGCAGATCACCCGGGATGTGCTCGATCAGTTTGAAAGCCATCGGCAGCTCCTTGGCCGTGTCTATAGCTGA
- the betI gene encoding transcriptional regulator BetI, translating into MPKVGMQPIRRQQLIEATLTAIDQVGMGDASIALIARLAGVSNGIISHYFQDKNGLIAATMRYLMNALIENVHERRRALKDDSPRAHLQVIIEGNFDASQVNGPAMKTWLAFWATSMHHPSLHRLQRINDQRLYSNLCCQFRRVLPLPRARKAARGLAALIDGLWLRGALSGDAFDTEQAQRIAYEYMDFQLAKQVS; encoded by the coding sequence ATGCCCAAGGTCGGTATGCAACCCATACGCCGCCAGCAGTTGATCGAAGCCACATTGACGGCCATCGATCAGGTTGGGATGGGAGATGCCAGCATTGCGCTGATCGCCCGTCTGGCCGGAGTCTCGAACGGCATCATCAGTCACTACTTTCAGGACAAGAATGGCCTGATCGCCGCAACGATGCGGTACCTGATGAATGCGCTGATCGAGAACGTCCACGAACGCAGGCGTGCCCTGAAGGATGACAGCCCACGGGCGCACCTCCAGGTGATCATCGAAGGCAACTTCGACGCCAGCCAGGTCAACGGCCCGGCAATGAAAACCTGGCTAGCCTTCTGGGCCACCAGCATGCATCACCCGTCATTGCACAGGTTGCAGCGGATCAACGATCAACGTCTGTATTCCAACCTGTGCTGCCAGTTTCGCCGAGTGCTGCCGCTGCCGCGCGCACGCAAAGCAGCCCGTGGCCTGGCGGCCCTGATCGACGGCTTGTGGTTGCGCGGCGCCCTGTCGGGAGACGCTTTCGACACGGAGCAGGCGCAACGGATCGCTTACGAATACATGGATTTCCAATTGGCCAAGCAGGTGAGTTAG